The following proteins are encoded in a genomic region of Mycobacterium sp. 155:
- a CDS encoding tyrosine-protein phosphatase, translated as MKDSAPPYDRPPLWPHDDVLHAFWVAPNLLAGEYPGATTREKVATKLRLLTEAGVSTIIDLTAEHDGLTPYDDQLQAAAQHAGRTVRRFTHPIPDYGVLDRAGYDAILERIHTELDAGRTVYVHCRGGKGRTSTVIGCLLAETGLSYEQVIVRITELRSGTRKAAFPCPESAAQHDILRER; from the coding sequence ATGAAAGACAGCGCTCCGCCGTACGACAGACCACCGCTATGGCCACATGACGACGTCCTCCACGCATTCTGGGTCGCACCCAATCTCTTGGCCGGCGAATACCCAGGCGCCACAACACGTGAGAAGGTCGCAACCAAGCTGCGCCTCCTGACCGAGGCCGGCGTCAGCACCATCATTGACCTGACCGCCGAACACGACGGCCTGACCCCGTACGACGACCAATTGCAGGCAGCGGCCCAACATGCGGGCCGCACAGTACGCCGGTTCACGCACCCCATCCCCGACTACGGCGTACTCGACCGCGCCGGCTACGACGCCATCCTCGAACGCATCCACACCGAGCTGGACGCGGGCCGAACGGTGTACGTGCACTGCCGGGGCGGTAAAGGCCGCACCAGCACGGTGATCGGATGCCTGCTCGCAGAGACCGGACTCAGCTATGAGCAAGTCATCGTCCGCATCACCGAACTCCGCTCAGGGACAAGGAAAGCTGCGTTTCCATGCCCAGAATCCGCGGCTCAGCACGACATCCTTCGAGAACGCTAG
- the arr gene encoding NAD(+)--rifampin ADP-ribosyltransferase: MGDIVTSTPRPFEVHPSGAYLHGTKADLAVGDRLMPGRESNYEAGRIMNHVYVTRTLDAAVWGAELAVGKGRGRIYIVEPEGALEDDPNVTDKKLPGNPTHSYRTREPVKVVGEITDWVGHSPEQLQAMRDGLADLRRRGLDVIYD; encoded by the coding sequence ATGGGGGATATTGTGACGAGTACGCCGAGACCGTTTGAAGTGCATCCGTCCGGTGCGTACCTGCACGGCACCAAGGCCGATCTTGCGGTGGGGGATCGGTTGATGCCCGGACGCGAGTCGAATTACGAAGCCGGACGGATCATGAACCACGTCTATGTCACCCGAACATTGGATGCCGCGGTGTGGGGTGCCGAGCTTGCGGTCGGCAAGGGCCGGGGCCGTATCTACATCGTGGAACCCGAAGGAGCGCTGGAGGACGATCCGAACGTGACTGACAAGAAGCTGCCCGGAAACCCGACCCACTCCTACCGGACACGTGAGCCCGTGAAGGTCGTCGGTGAGATCACGGATTGGGTCGGGCATTCGCCGGAGCAGCTGCAAGCCATGCGGGACGGGTTGGCCGATCTTCGGCGGCGGGGGCTTGACGTCATTTACGACTAG
- a CDS encoding OPT family oligopeptide transporter, whose product MSTASPVTPTTPTLRELTVRGILLGGAITLVFTAANVYLGLKVGLTFATAIPAAVISMAILRNFANHSIVENNIVQTVASAAGTLSAIIFVLPGLIMIGWWTGFPYWITVAVCAVGGILGVMYSIPLRRALVTGSDLPYPEGLAAAEVLKVGDSSGGAEDNRMGIRVIMLGAVASAVFGLLANLKVLSNSVAVYFRVGSGGSMFGASLSLALIGVGHLVGMTVGVAMLVGLVISFGIMLPIRTSGGFGTGEPLADVIDGAFVHDVRFIGAGAIAVAAVWTLLKILRPIIRGITDALASSRNRRQGQLVDITERDIPFPIVVGTVVVMLVPIALLLWEFTRGTALEGSAAGIIVASLVFVFLIGLVIAAVCGYMAGLIGSSNSPISGVGILTVLIAALVIKLVFGHTSDSQSTALVAFTLFVTAVTFGVATISNDNLQDLKTGQLVGATPWKQQVALVIGVLFGSAIIPPVLDLMQRAFGFLGAPGAGDNALAAPQAALISSLTKGVFGGNLNWSLIGLGAAIGVGVIIVDEILNRTTRFALPPLAVGMGMYLPMSLTLIIPLGAVLGLFYNRWADRTGGNIERKKRLGVLLATGMIVGESLYGVVFAGFVAGTGSDDPFSIFSGNTGNLAEIIGIVAFMAVVLWIYKRTQKISGRDEVKEVRP is encoded by the coding sequence TTGTCCACCGCAAGCCCGGTCACCCCCACCACACCGACATTGCGTGAACTGACTGTCCGCGGGATTCTGCTCGGCGGAGCGATCACCCTCGTATTCACGGCCGCCAACGTCTACCTCGGCCTCAAGGTCGGCCTGACATTCGCCACCGCCATCCCGGCCGCGGTGATCTCGATGGCGATCCTGCGCAATTTCGCCAATCACTCCATCGTGGAGAACAACATCGTGCAGACCGTCGCGTCGGCGGCGGGCACGCTCTCGGCGATCATCTTCGTGCTGCCCGGGCTCATCATGATCGGCTGGTGGACCGGATTCCCCTACTGGATCACCGTGGCCGTGTGCGCGGTCGGCGGCATCCTCGGCGTGATGTATTCCATCCCACTGCGCCGCGCCCTGGTGACCGGCTCGGATCTGCCCTATCCCGAAGGGCTTGCCGCCGCCGAAGTGCTCAAGGTCGGTGACAGCAGCGGCGGCGCCGAAGACAACCGTATGGGTATCCGGGTCATCATGCTCGGCGCAGTGGCCTCGGCCGTGTTCGGGCTGCTGGCCAACCTCAAGGTGCTGTCCAATTCGGTGGCCGTCTACTTCCGCGTCGGCTCGGGCGGCTCGATGTTCGGCGCCAGCCTGTCGCTGGCGCTGATCGGTGTGGGACATCTGGTCGGGATGACCGTCGGGGTGGCGATGCTCGTCGGGCTGGTCATCTCGTTCGGAATCATGCTGCCGATCCGCACCAGCGGAGGGTTCGGGACGGGTGAACCGCTGGCCGACGTCATCGATGGGGCGTTCGTGCACGACGTGCGATTCATCGGGGCCGGAGCGATCGCGGTGGCCGCGGTGTGGACGCTGCTGAAGATCCTGCGCCCCATCATCAGGGGCATCACCGACGCGCTGGCCTCCTCACGCAACCGGCGTCAGGGCCAGCTCGTCGACATCACCGAACGCGACATTCCGTTCCCCATCGTGGTGGGCACCGTGGTGGTGATGCTGGTCCCAATCGCCCTACTGCTGTGGGAATTCACCCGCGGCACCGCGCTGGAAGGCAGTGCCGCCGGGATCATCGTGGCGAGCCTGGTGTTCGTCTTCCTCATCGGTCTGGTGATCGCCGCGGTGTGCGGCTACATGGCCGGCCTGATCGGCTCTTCGAACAGCCCCATCTCCGGGGTGGGCATCCTGACGGTGCTCATCGCCGCGCTGGTGATCAAGCTGGTCTTCGGTCATACCAGCGACAGCCAGTCCACCGCGCTGGTGGCCTTCACGCTGTTCGTCACGGCAGTCACCTTTGGTGTGGCCACCATCTCCAACGACAATCTGCAGGACCTCAAGACCGGCCAACTGGTCGGCGCCACCCCGTGGAAACAGCAGGTGGCACTGGTGATCGGGGTGCTGTTCGGTTCCGCGATCATCCCGCCGGTGCTCGACCTGATGCAGCGCGCGTTCGGCTTTCTCGGTGCGCCCGGCGCCGGCGACAACGCCCTGGCCGCGCCACAAGCAGCGCTGATCTCATCGCTCACCAAAGGGGTGTTCGGCGGGAACCTGAACTGGTCGTTGATCGGACTCGGCGCGGCCATCGGGGTCGGCGTGATCATCGTCGACGAAATCCTCAACCGCACAACACGATTCGCCCTGCCACCGCTTGCCGTCGGGATGGGCATGTATCTGCCGATGAGCCTGACGCTGATCATCCCGCTCGGTGCCGTGCTGGGATTGTTCTACAACCGCTGGGCCGACCGCACCGGCGGAAATATCGAACGCAAGAAGCGCCTCGGGGTACTGCTGGCCACCGGCATGATTGTCGGCGAAAGCCTTTACGGCGTCGTCTTCGCCGGGTTCGTCGCCGGCACCGGCAGCGACGACCCGTTCTCGATTTTCTCCGGCAACACCGGCAACCTCGCCGAGATCATCGGCATCGTGGCATTCATGGCCGTCGTCTTGTGGATATACAAACGGACGCAGAAGATCTCGGGGCGTGACGAGGTGAAGGAGGTGAGGCCGTGA